One Ignisphaera sp. DNA window includes the following coding sequences:
- a CDS encoding 30S ribosomal protein S3ae: MSTAQKFRLTGRERWRLKKWYTVIAPEYFGSVAIATTPADESWKLLGRRLSVTLYDLTGDITQVHVNILFQIWKIEGENAYTMFKGHELARDYLRSLTRRKSSKISAILNVTTKDGYVLRLNVMAWTTYRCGTSQRHAIRKILMDLASRIASEKTFGEFVVGMVFGDYNQTLFNEAKKIYPLRKVEFAKSKLIAVPTPEGLKKAVIIPKPGVLEAPYGTSL, encoded by the coding sequence TTGTCTACAGCACAAAAGTTTAGACTAACTGGAAGAGAGAGATGGAGACTCAAAAAGTGGTATACAGTCATAGCTCCAGAGTATTTTGGATCAGTAGCCATAGCTACAACACCTGCTGACGAGTCTTGGAAGTTGCTTGGCAGGAGATTATCTGTCACGCTCTATGATTTGACTGGAGATATAACACAAGTCCACGTGAACATACTTTTCCAGATATGGAAGATTGAGGGAGAGAATGCATACACAATGTTCAAGGGTCATGAACTTGCAAGAGACTATCTAAGGAGCTTGACAAGGAGAAAGAGTAGCAAGATATCGGCAATACTCAATGTCACCACAAAAGACGGCTACGTTCTAAGACTGAATGTCATGGCTTGGACAACATACCGCTGTGGCACTAGCCAGAGACATGCAATAAGAAAGATTTTAATGGATCTCGCATCAAGGATAGCGTCTGAGAAAACATTTGGAGAGTTCGTTGTTGGCATGGTCTTCGGAGACTATAATCAAACGCTGTTTAACGAAGCAAAGAAGATATATCCTCTAAGAAAAGTCGAGTTTGCAAAGTCAAAGCTAATAGCAGTGCCAACGCCAGAGGGGCTAAAGAAAGCGGTTATAATTCCCAAGCCAGGTGTTCTAGAGGCTCCATATGGCACATCTCTATAG